From the genome of Cynocephalus volans isolate mCynVol1 chromosome 14, mCynVol1.pri, whole genome shotgun sequence, one region includes:
- the LOC134363414 gene encoding cytochrome b-c1 complex subunit 7-like — protein MRDDTIHEDEDVKEAIRRLSENVYNDRVFCIKRALDLTMRQQILPKEQWTKYEEDKFYLEPYLKDVIRERKEREEWAKK, from the coding sequence ATGAGAGATGATACAATACACGAGGATGAAGATGTAAAAGAAGCCATAAGAAGGCTTTCTGAGAACGTTTATAATGACAGGGTGTTTTGCATTAAGAGAGCACTGGACCTCACCATGAGACAACAGATCTTGCCTAAGGAGCAGTGGACAAAATATGAGGAGGATAAGTTCTACCTTGAGCCATATCTGAAAGACGTTATtcgggaaagaaaagagagagaagaatgggCAAAGAAGTAA